CTGACCGCGCTCGCCGCGGACGTACCGGTCGTGCTCGTCGGCCACTCCATGGGCGGCCGGGCCGCCCTGCTCACCGGCGGACACCCGGCAGTCCGCGGCATCGTGGCGCTCGCCCCGTGGTGCCCGCCCGGCGAACCCGCCTCCCATCTGCGCGGCCGGACCGTCGTACTGCTGCACGACAAGCACGACCGGGTCACCGACGCCGAGGGCTCGTGGGCCTTCGCCGACCGTGCCCGGCAGTCGGGTGCCCGGGCCCACTCGGTCGCCATGCCGCGCGGCGGACACACCATGCTCCGTGGCGCCCGCCAGTGGCACCGCCTGACCGTGGATCTCGTCGCCGCCATCCTGGCCGGCACACCGTTGGAGGTATCGGCCGACGGACGGTTCCCCGGCTGAACGACCCGCACCATGCACACCACCAGCCCCACACGCCACACTTTTTTCTGACGTCCCGTCAGTTATTCACCAGGCGGAGTGGGGTCGGAAGTGCGCGATCCGGCGCGCGGCCACGCGCCCCTGGATCGCCGTGCCGGGGCCCTTCCGCGTGCCCAAGTCCCGGGCGGGGAAGCCTTCTTGAGGGTGGGGCCAAGTGAGCGTCCCCTGCCCGAACGGGCCGTCAGGGCATGCCTCGACGGCGGTACTTGGCAAGGCCGGCGATTACGCGATCGTCGCTTTTCAGTCAAGAGGATCGCCGGAAACGAGCAAAAGAGGCAACTTACTGACCAGATTGTCGCGTCTTCCGTGCAGAGTCATCAAACGGGGCCATGGAGTCTGCCCCGTGCCAAGGGCTCAGAAACCGGGCTTCCGAAGGAGAAGGTATGCGACCGTTTGCGTTGAGCTACGCCCGTCCGGCGGTGAAATCACCGACCACCACCCCCTACAGCTATGACGCCACACGGCAACTCAACGTCCTTCCGGACGGGCGCCCGGCCACCTGTAGCCGGGCGGTGCTGCTGGCGACCGGCACCACCGCCTCCACCGCCGGTTCCAAGACCCACTTCGACGACTGAGCGCCGATGACCGTCCTGGTCCTTACCTGCGAGGAAGATTTGACGGCGGACATCGTGGTGTCGACGTTGCAGGACCTCGGTGTCCCGCT
This Streptomyces decoyicus DNA region includes the following protein-coding sequences:
- a CDS encoding alpha/beta hydrolase, producing MRTGPAQSAHPDSGGGLRGTHRPLVVHRRPETPRAAVLLMHGGRADGRTPPPRLNLPALRMRPFGSAISRPPGGRDLLLASVRYRCRGWNGPQADAAQDARRALAELTALAADVPVVLVGHSMGGRAALLTGGHPAVRGIVALAPWCPPGEPASHLRGRTVVLLHDKHDRVTDAEGSWAFADRARQSGARAHSVAMPRGGHTMLRGARQWHRLTVDLVAAILAGTPLEVSADGRFPG
- the tgmA gene encoding putative ATP-grasp-modified RiPP, producing the protein MRPFALSYARPAVKSPTTTPYSYDATRQLNVLPDGRPATCSRAVLLATGTTASTAGSKTHFDD